A segment of the Fusobacterium ulcerans genome:
CTGGTTTGTATAGAGCTTCTATTCCAAGATTGTCATATACTCCTCCATCCCAAAGGTGAATTTTATCTGCTGGTAATTTTACCTCTTCTCCTTCATAATTTTTCCAGATATATTTATCAGTTTTTACTTCTGTCATTCCTATTAGTATGGGGAATCCAGCTGAAGCAGCTACTGCTTCTGCAATAGGAAAATTGCTGCCATCAAAATATCCTATTTTATAGTCTCCACATCTTTTTTGACTGAAACGGAAACATTTTCCAGTTTCAAAAGTTGTACAGTTTATATACCATGCTGGTTTTTCAGATAATTCTTTAATTATTCCATCCATTTTCCAGTATTTTTTCATAGTTTTAGCAAGAGATTCTGTCTTGCTTTCAAATAGTTTCTTTATATCCCATCCTTCAAGAGTTTTTCCAAAAGCTCCAAATGTTACATCTTTATCTAAAATCTTTTTCTTTATTTCAGGAAGTACTTTTTCAAGATATTCCTTGCTTGAAGGCCACTTCATATTATTTGATGAATAGACTAATCCAGCACAAATACTCCCACCAGATACTGTTGATACATGTTCAATATTTTCTAGAAGTTTCATTTCAGCCAGCCATTTTAATATTCCCAAATGAAAAAGAGTAGCTCTCATACCTCCCCCTGATAATGCAAGCCCTATTTTTATTTCTTTTTTATCCATATTTTTTTCCTCCCTTAATTAAGCAATATTAATGAAGTCCATTGTAAGTTACAATTGAAATACTATTTCCATCTGGCATAAACTCTATTTTTTCTCCCTTTTCTATTTTTACTATATTCCCAAAGAACATATATGGAGCTATTGTATAGTGTGATGCATTTTCCCATTCAGGAAGTGCATAATAAAGTTCAAATTCTTTATTTTTTATCTGACTGGCTGTCATATAACTGAATAAAACATGTTCAAAGCTATGCAATGATGTCTTCCAGTTATGTACTTTTGGATAATTTATTACTGGTTTATGAGTTTTCCCATCTACCATATGCCATATTTCTCCATATTCATGATCTACCATTTTATCCAGCCAGTAACGCTGTGTGTTATTTAAATAAGCATAATAAGAAGGATCATGAATAGCTAATATTTCACAAGCCTGATCCAGCTCTGCTAATATCCACCATTCTTTATCTATATCAATATTACCTTCAGAATCCAGACGACATGCCCAGCTTCCTTTTATAACATCAGAAATATTCTCCTCAACAAAAGCATCTTTTGATATTTTATCAATCTTCGGACGAGCAAAATCTATATAAAAAGGTTCACCTAACATTTCTCCTACTTTTTGTATTACCCAAAAAGTTTTTACTGAATGTCCAAAGTCTGTATGATCAGTCCCAAGG
Coding sequences within it:
- a CDS encoding patatin-like phospholipase family protein, with amino-acid sequence MDKKEIKIGLALSGGGMRATLFHLGILKWLAEMKLLENIEHVSTVSGGSICAGLVYSSNNMKWPSSKEYLEKVLPEIKKKILDKDVTFGAFGKTLEGWDIKKLFESKTESLAKTMKKYWKMDGIIKELSEKPAWYINCTTFETGKCFRFSQKRCGDYKIGYFDGSNFPIAEAVAASAGFPILIGMTEVKTDKYIWKNYEGEEVKLPADKIHLWDGGVYDNLGIEALYKPDNGGECRKGINFCIVSDASAGTEEFTKPSKNLFGKLTDIKRLVDIDMDQVAGLRLRNFVDFIINKKSGMCVKIGNSAEKITARGIIDEKVKERLLKECLGKEESEKLKNYPTTLFKPSEKDFDLIVRHGYENAKCVYYSYESTLK